The genomic stretch AGGACTTCCGCGGCGCCTTGGAGAACGGCATCCTGTTATGCGAGTAAGACGTGACATCAGCGCTGTGATCCATTATGATCCTTATGATCCAtgctggtccccccccccccccctgcaggcTGCTCAGTGCCATCAGACCAGGCCTGGTCAAGAAGATCAACCGACTGCCCACCCCCATAGCCGGCCTGGTAAGGACACGCCCACATCTCAGTGTCCCCAGTGCcctcagtgcccccccccccccccccccccccccacacacacacacacacagaggaggaAACCAAAAAAACTTAGAAATTTCTACCAAGAATGGTTTGGTCCAGGAATGGATGCGTGATACATCTTTGGTGTCTTCTGCAGGACAATCTGTCCGTCTTCCTGCGGGGCTGCCAGGACTTGGGCTTGAAGGGCTCGCAGCTCTTTGACCCGGGTGACCTGCAGGACACGTCCATGAGAGCCAACCTCAAGTAAACCATCTGACTATTCAGGTTTTCATCACCAGGACGTAAGGACCTTCTCTAACTCGCTTCCTCTTCCCACCAGGGACTCCGACTGCAGCCGCAAGCTGAAAAACGTGAGTCTTTTTCCCCAGGAAGCTCCTGCCCCTGGTGACCTTGTGGTGACCTTGTGGTGTCTCCCAGGTGCTGAACACCATGTTCTGGCTGGGCAAAGCTGCCAGCGGTTGTGCCTCATATAGCGGACCAACGCTCCACCTGAAGGAGTTTGAAGGACTGCTGGCACAAATGAAGGTGGTGAGTACATGGAGGACAGAAGGAGGACAGATAGAGGACAGGACAGATGGAGGACAGATggaggacaggacaggacagatGGAGGACAGTAtcatttttagccgttttcatagcTCAACActtatataaagacttagcagtattatgctaggtgttagcgtGTATTaccaatgtaaatatgtagGTACAATACACGTAGGAGTACTACAGTAATATTCATGGTGTAAATGTCAACATCGGGCATCTATGGTGCTCTCCGATTGTTCCTCCAGTTGTATCCATGTTCATTCCTGACTGCATCCGTGTGCATCCGTGCAGGACAGCGAGGAGTCGGCAGACGGTTCCCAGAAGCGCAGCGTACGAGACAGCGGCTACGACTGCTGGGACTCGGAGCGCAGCGAGTCGCTCTCACCGCCGAGGCACACGCGAGACGACTCGCGAGACGACTCGCTGGACAGGTCAGACATGTTGTTACCATGACGACCCGGTGTCTCGTCTTTTACGACAGGAACCTGGACTCGGACTTGGCCTTAAGCAAGGCACGCAGAGCAACTTCAtgctctgtctcctttctgctgCCATTTGTATCATGCGACTGTTGTCTGTTTTTGACAGTCTGGACTCTTTTGGCTCTCGCTCGCAACACAGTCCTTCGCCTGACGTGGTCAACCGAGCCCACGCTGACGGTTTGTTCTTTCCCTGAATTGGAATTTCTGTTGTGTGTCGGTTTGGAAGTGCTTAGTCATCCTCCGTCAAGCAGGAAGTAAAGAACGGCCTCTGCTCTCTCCAACGCATGCAGGACGAGGCGGCGATGTGGAGGTCGACGGCGCCGGCAGGAAGCCGGACGTGCAGAAGGACGACATGTCGGCCAGACGGAGCGCCGGCAGCGAATCACGGAGCTCCGTTCCCTTCAACCAGTTCCTTCCCAACCGGAGCAACGCCAGTTCCTACGTGCTAACCCCGCGGCGGAAAGCACAGGCAGAGGACGGAGAGCAGCGCAGGTAAGGATGACGCGAGGCGTTCAGTGTCTCAGCTTCCCCCTGACGCTACACCGCCCCCCAAACAGTCACGGCCTTTCCGGGCTGGCCGGGGGCAAAAAGACGGTCACCTGGGCGCCGGACGACAGCGGCGGCAGGCagagacaggaggaggaggagctagCAAAGTTGGAACAGGCGAGGCTGCGGAAGTTGGAGAACGCGGGAATTCAAGTTCTGCCTGCTGCCCTTCGTTACGGAAGGTCAGAGAGGAAGTGCTTGGACCAGTATTTTGGTAGCCGTGCTGGTCACGAACCCCCAACTCTGCACCCCCTGCACTGATGCCTCTAATGTGGATTCAGCTTTTAAATCCACGCGCGTAAAACGCCAAACAATACGCGTCTGGTGTGAATTTGGGGTGTAAACCTTGTTGGTGTCGTGCTCGCTCACTAACGGCTGTGTGAAGTCTTCCTCACTAGCAAGCGTTTGTGGAAACACTTGGAAGTTGGACCTTGTTCACTAACGAGATGctgtgtgtggatggatggtggtACTAGCATAGCACCAACCATGGAAGCCTAGTCCACTAAGGAGTGTCTACCTGAGTTCTGGATGTCCCATCATTGTTGTGCTCGGACCTGGTTCACCCCAGGCTGTTTTTGGAAATGGTTCTCTGATGTACTTTAGCTAGGGTAACTAGCCGTGCTATGCCAGGACCGGGGTCGGCAACCCGATGTGAAAGTTTGGCATGGTTGAACAGGAGAACCCAACGTGGATTTGTACGTTTGGGAAGCGATGCACATTCTGTTTGGTTTTGTGGGCGGACTGCAACTAACGAGCTTGTGTGTCCAACTAAATCCGTGCACGTTGCTGCCGGCCGTGGACTTCCAAGCATCTCGGAAATGTCTTACCGCCATCCCGTTTGACCCGACCcagatcctcctcctcctcctcaccttcCCCCGCCAAGGAGCAGCCCAAGAGATCAGCGTCCCCAAATATCATCCTCCGCCGCCATAATGACTTCCTGAGCTCTCACAAAAACGCTTGGGACTCCGACGACAACGAGGAAGACGGGGCGGAGGGGCGGAAGGTTCCGGATGTTAGAAGAGACGACCTGGCGTCCCGGCGGGCTCCTCGTGGGCCCGCGGCGCCCCGGGCGCCTCAGTTTGTGCCGCCGGCATGCAGCAGCAAAGACCGGGAACGCTGGGAAGGCATCAGGCGCTCTTCCCAACAAACCCTGCAGGAGCAGGAGACCAGGTCAGGACCATGGGATTCCCCACACCTCACTTTGGGAATATTGCTTGCTCCGACATGAAATACCTGTCACGTTCTCAGTTCTCACATGACCCCCCACCAAGTGTGGCACGGTGTATGGGGGGGGTGGGGCAGTcggggggtgtgtgtgttttcccctCCATTCCTTCCAGACTATTTCTTCTAACAATTCCTTTTTCTTTGACGGTGATTGGACAGCGAGGCGGAGCAAATCCCTGACATCATAACGTGCAAAGACTCCGCCCCTCGCCACCGGgacaaggaggaagaggaggatgagagGGGGAAGGACGAGGCCGAGGAGGGAGGCGAGGGAACGGTCAAAGCCACGCCCGATAAGCTGACGGACGACCTAGCTCTTAGGCGGGTTCATGCTAGGCCACGCCCCCTTCACCGGGACAGTGGACCAATGAGCTTGGCGTCCGCCGCCATGAGCCAAGCGGACATGCGGAAGTGGGAGAGGCTGAGGATGAGTGAACACAGGtgccccctcccacacacactctatgacgcgtgtgtgtgtgtgtgcgtgtgtgcgtgtgtgtgtcccattaggCGTGTCTTCTTCCGAGCGGGAACCCTATAGATTTTTTAAAGCTAGCCCAATCCTGCTAGTTTTCACAGTCAGGTACTCAACATAGAACCGTACATTGTAGTCTACCCCTGGTGGCCACATTGTCCTCTATTACCAGGACGATGGTCAACCTCCAACCTATGTGGATTCAgttgatctgttccagggtcaaactgtgaccCTCCTAGAGGCTTTTAGCTATCAGCCAGTGAAGCGTGTAGCGCTGTTGtttttggcagccattttatttgtagttttgtagTCTTGGGACGGGTTCTACTTCTACTACATGAGTAGCAATCCGCTGAAGAGACGGGGTGTGTTCATACTCGGTGCGGCCCCTGCTCCCCAACGGTGGGGGGCAGTGTATGGAACACGTCTACCACCATGGTGGAATAGAAGAAGTCTGCACTCAACGTCCAACATGGCGACACTCCCGCTTTTCCCGTCTGCTCCCTGAGGAAGAGGAGTGGTGTTGCATGGATTTGCCACTCTAGTCCCAAGGCGGCTATGCGGTCCTGTTTGATTCCCCAGCCCAGCACAAAAATGTCAGGACGATGGGTGGACTACATGAAAAGGAAGGTTTGGAGAGCCAAGGAAGAAGCTGGATGGGTGCAGGTTGTAGAAGATGGAGAAAGCCTTGTGCTCCTAAGACAAAGGGCCCACAGTGAGCATCATAGGTCCACTTCAAAACTAGGGAAATGTCTAGAAATATGATGTTGGATCTTAGCAAGCGGCGAGTCATATCCAGCATATGGAACTCGATCCAGATGAAGACCGCCATTAcggaaaatacagtttttattaATAACCACTGGACTAATATTGATATCATATCCCATTGCTGATGCTATGTTTCCATGGCCAAGGAATGTGAATAGGTAGACTAAAACGTTAATGAATTCTGTAAGTCACGTTACGGGGGAACAATGGTGGATGGCTTAGGTCTGTGCTCTTTGGGTGTGTTTCTAGTCGAGCTAACTGGTTTTGTTGTATCGTTTTATTCCAACAAGAGCAGCTAAGACGGATGTTGAAGGGAACGTCCTACATTCCTTTGTCATCATGGCCTGCATGGAACACTGcttgtgttcacatttttgggGGTCTGCAACAGGTGAATTGGATTGACATTGAAcatttgatttggttagagtcggatgTCTGGGAGGGACCAGTGGACATAAAACACGCCCCTAGTGGCTGCTTATTGCATCATACAGCAGCTTTAAATCTCCCTTTCACCAGATTACTTATTCTTACGTTATTCTGTACTTCACTGCAGTCTGAATGGGAATGTGGCCggcaatgtttgtgtgtgtgtgtgtgtgtgtgcgtgtgtgtgagaagaGAGAAAAGGAGGCTAttgtttagtttttgtgttgggGTGCTGACGTCATTAGCTAGCACAGAGGAGGTTTTGTTTGTGTGCCTAAAAAAGGAAGTCGCATGAaagactgtgattggctggccaccagtccggggtggaccccgcctctcgccccaagacagctgggataggctccagcaccctcgcggcccttgtgaggataagcgttagaaaatgaatgaaagcctGATCTTGTGTACCTCTTCTACTTCCCGTCTGATGTCTGATGTCTGATGTCCATCCCTTCAGTTGTCTGGACCTGCTCATTTTGCGcccttgtgcgtgtgtgtgtgtgtcacatgactacAGTGAGCCCAGCCCCGCCCCCGTGTGTCAGTCTTGCTTGGAGAAAACGTGCACAAGCTCCCCCGGCGGACGGGGTCACGGAAAATGGGTGACATTTGGCGGCGTGACCGAGATCGGGCAGCCGATAGGCCAAGGGACGGGGTCGGAGTTGCCAGGGCGACTCCTCTCCAAGGCGACCGTCGCTGTGCCAACAAATGGCCTGGGCTCCCTGCTCTTGAAGCGGGAACGCAGGTAGCGAAGCAAACACAAGTATTCGTGTTCCTTAGTGCTCTTTAGCAACTTTTTATTGCGGATTGCAACCATCTGCATTGTTGCTTTGTGCTTTTAGGAAGAAACATAAGACGTGAGTTCATGATACGTTTAGGTCCTGCTGGGAAACATCCATTTTTTAATGGAGATGATGTGGAAAGACAAAGTCCACCATAGTCCATGAAgatctttattatttatgagctatgctatgctatgctatgctatgctatgctatgctatgctatgctatgctatgctatgctatgctatgctatgctatgctatgctatgctatgctatgctttCAAATACCCTACTattacaaacacaacacaatagtACACGGTAGGTGTACTGCATTTGCACCAACTGTCGGTATCAGATTGGTATCGCCGACACCAGCCCTATTTTAGAACAAAATCGGCGTATGGTTAGCACATCACGACCAAGCTCTTCTTCTAAGCTGAAAGCAAGTCAGTCAACATAGTCGCCCCCTGGTGTTGGTGGACAAGAAGTACAGAAGGAAGCTAGAAACGGAGTTGGAGGTAAAGGGTAAAGGGTAAGGTAAAGGGTAAAGTAACGGGTAAGGTAAAGGGTAAGGAAAGGAATGTCGTCCTGCGTCCTTGCAGTCTTGGGTGGCCAGTCAGATCGTCATGTGATGCCTTCACAGCCTCCCTGACGGAAgcagcccccacccccacctttcACCCGGCGCTCCAGAGGCTCCTTGCTCCCCTGCTGAGCTGGACGCCTATCCGGAGAAGAGGAtgaaggagcaggaggaggaggaagtgaggACACCGGATGTTCGGAAAGATGACATGATGGTGAGAAGAACGGGAATCTTCCATAAGGAAAACACGGCGGCACCGCCTTGCATCCGCTTCCTGCCTCAACCCGCTTCCGAGCGCTGCTCCCGGGACGAGGGCGGCGCTGGCACCCGGGAAGTGGACCGAATGAAGAGCGGGAACATAAGGTGGGACGCTCGGACTGTGGCACCAGCTGGTGTGGCGTTGCTGGGACATCTCACGGGGGTTCTTGTCACAGAGAAGCGGGAGATGAGATTCCTCACGGAAGAGTGAAGCGGGAGCACGTTGACGGTGGCGACGCAAACGAGGCTCCGCCCAACTTGGTGAAGGATGACATGATGGCTCGGAGGACCACGGCCTTCCATAAATCACATGTGGCCTTCAGCCGCTTCCTGCCGGTGCCGGGCGGGGTGAAGCGGCCGCCAAGCGAACCCGAGCGGGGAGAAAAGGGGGCCGGCGGAAGGTACGCCCTGGTGGACGTTTGTGTTACTGCAGCTAACAACGCATGGAGGAAGCGCTAACGGCCATAGATCACagggacacaacattaggtacgccTGCACCGTGACTGGACACCCCCACCCCtagtactactaatactactactactaccatttAGCTAAATAACTATTGGCTAATTCATcatggagattgcatgttctccccaggcGGGGCTTTTCtcccccccaaattgtccataggtacataggtatgaatggttgtttgtctatatgtgccctgtgattgggataggctccagcataaccccaccctggtgaggatagaagaaggatggatgattgaCAGCCAGCATTGTGTGGGGTCATGTAAAGGTCATGTTAAGGTGTACCTCATCTTTTGcacgggtgtgtgtgtggttggcgTTCGGGGGTTGCCATCTTGGATTTCTTTGCATTGTTTTCCGGCTCGGCTCAACAGTCTCAGCAGTGGCGTGGGTGTGGCAGCCCGACATCAGACTCCACCCTCTGAGTGCGCGGGGCCGTTGGTGGATGACAGGGAGCAAAAAGGGGACGTCCTTGAGGCGTCCTCATCCTCGCAGGCTCGCCTCCCGCCTTGTGGGGAGGTAGAGTTAGGAAGTAAGTTGGCGAGGGCTGAGgaaaggagggaggaggagccaAGAAAGACATCCTTGTGGGCGGAGGATGAAAATCTGCCGCCAATGATGTGAGATTTCAGCATCTTGTCTTTGCCCCCCCTCGCCCTCGTCTTCACCTCATTTTCTTCTTCCAGGACGAGCCGACGAGTTGCTTTCAGGTCCCAAGACACCGAGTAAGTTtgcatgctaacgctaacatgctaaggcTAACAATGCAACCTTGTGTATTGTGATGGCTAACACGCTTGGCTGTAAAGATGGCTGCTGCCAACATCCTGcttctttgtctctgtgggggtTTGGActtgtgttgtttgtttcttgGCTTCCATCATCTTGAGTGTCCGCTGGTCTTTGCTGTCCAGGAGCGTCAGCCTGAGCGACATGGCCAACGACGACCCGGCAGGACACGTGATGCAGCCGCCTAGCGTGTCGCATCACGAGCGCCCGTGTAACACCTTCCAGGAGGACGACGACCAGTGGCAAAGCGTAAGAGCCGAGCAATGCATCCGTTATCGATACGGTTGGTTCCATACCCGACCGTGATAATAGCACAATGTGGCATGTCTTACGTAGACGTCCACTTACGTGATGGTCCACTGCAGGACTTGGCCCGCTGGAAGAGCCGCCGTCGCTGCGCCTCGCAGGAGCTGatcaaaaaagaagaagagaggaagaggatggaGCGAATGACGGAGGATGGGGGCGACTGCAACAAGAGGAAGAGCATCAAGACCTACAAGGAGATCCTGGAGGAGAAGTAGGCCTTGTCCCTTTTCCACTACACGCTACCTACTCAGCTCTACTCTAATCGCCAAAGGAGGTGCTAGCCGCCACGAGTCCCCAACATGTCACTAAGCCCCAGgccgctaatgctaacgctaatgctGCATTTGGAGCCTTTTGCTTTGAGGCGAGGTGCAGCGTTCCTTTCTGGGTTGCTGTGTGGAATCAATGCACACAGGAAGTAGGACACGTTACCATGGTTGTACCTGCTACTACATGCTCACGCGGGATGGCATCAGGGATCAGCCCTGAGCCCCTTCCTGTTtactatggtgatggacaggctgacagatgagcttagACCAGAATCTCCATgaactatgatgtttgcagatgattTGTAGTGAGTGGTCAGTTTGAAAATGCGTCCAAGATAAGTCGTGCCTCACACTGGAAAATCTCCATGCTTCCAGGGAGCGTCGAGAGGCGGAGCTTTGCAAGGCCTACCGCAGTGCCGCCACCCCGGAGGAGGCGGCTGTGGTTCTGCAACGCTACGCTCTCCGCTTCACTATCAGCGACGCCACGCTGGACTACCTCAAGCTCCCCAGGTCCACCTCAAACCCCGAGCCGGACCTAAAGCAGGCGGCGGGGGAACCGGAATCACCAGAACACAAACTCATGGAATGTGACTGGATGAGAAGAGCGGCTGAAAAAGCAACGCCACTTGACGCTTCCGCCGAGGCGCGGCTCCACTCTCCAGGAAACCCACCGGGGCTATCCCGAGAATCCCATCCACCTCCGATGCGGACATCTCCAGAACCTGTCATGGCAGTGGACGCACCACCTCGGATGGCAGAGGCGCTGTGTCCCGCTGTGACGCCCTCTCAGACGCCGCCCTCGCCTTCACGACCCGTCCCCCTGCTGGCGGCCAAGCCCTACCGCCAACCCTGCAGCTCGCATGGAGTCAAGGTGACTGGTCCAACCGCTTCCTGTCTGCACCATGTGACCGCTTTCATTAGCGATGCTACACATCTCgctagcatttagcattgtAAGTCGCTAGGCTAGTAAGGCAATATAGAGCAACCCTAGTCAAGGTGATGCCGACTTTAAAGAAGTATGTAACCTGAtgatggtcatggtcatggtaatggtaatgctaatggtgttggtaatggtaattgtaattttGGTTTCTTGGCTGTGACCGTGACGCCTTCCATTCCTCATCCTTGGGGGCACCCAGATGGACGGCCTGGTTCGAGTGAACGGGGACTCTGCCGCTTCCCCGCTGCATTCGCCGTCGGAGAAGGAGGACCCCCCAGCTAACGAGGCTTCCTCCACTGCGCCTGAAAGCATCCACCAGACGCCGGACAAgtcttttcctcctcttcctccccagacgtcctcctcttcctcctctaccATCAGCTCGCTGTTCAGCGGGAGGAACTGCATCACCAAGACCACCATCGTCACAGAGCTGACTCAGACCGTGGTGGAGCCACACGCCCCAGAGGACCAGGTAAGTGTCCTCACCGCAGCAACAGCGCGGGGCCACAGCTGAGAAATCTTTGACTGGCAGGTGAACGGCATCGCCACATGTGAGGAGGCCGCAGGAGAGCAGCAGGCCACGTCAGCATCTCTACCATCTTCACCCACCACCAGCGTGCTGGAATCCTCTCCCGCCCTCACAGGTAGGAAGAGCAGGGGAGTCCAAAGGTTTATCCTGGATCGAGGCCCACATCggggaaagtgaaagtgaaagtttgtAATGCATGGAGATATGCTAAGAGATTGTCTTTCATCCACAGAAGAACAGGAGGAGAGCAGCGTCAGCGTGAGTACATCTCCTGGTTTCATCCTTGTCcttctccttccttcctgctcTTCAACCCTCGTGTCCTCTACATGTCCTCACGCCTTCCCTCTTTTCTGTCCTTGTgctatctgtgtgtgtggggtccGGTTAGATTGAGACCCCCATGTTGAACTTGGCTAAGCGTGTAAATCACTGGGTCTGGGACCCCAGTGAGGAGCGTAAACGGGTGGAAAGGTGGCAACAGGAGCAGGAGCGCCTCCTACAGGTACACGCCTTGTGTTTGCATGGTGGCTTTCTGATTCTTTACCTGCTTGGTCGGCGCACCCGCACCGTCTAAGCATTCGTAGGCACACCATCGAAGCATTCTTAGGCGCACCTGGACCATCTAACCATTAGTAGGCGCACCATCTAAG from Doryrhamphus excisus isolate RoL2022-K1 chromosome 1, RoL_Dexc_1.0, whole genome shotgun sequence encodes the following:
- the LOC131129096 gene encoding LIM and calponin homology domains-containing protein 1-like translates to MASQASDSDVRPASVEAGHPESDGHPESDGHPEPARYPEPACLEAQKWIEAVTGKSFGAKDFRGALENGILLCELLSAIRPGLVKKINRLPTPIAGLDNLSVFLRGCQDLGLKGSQLFDPGDLQDTSMRANLKDSDCSRKLKNVLNTMFWLGKAASGCASYSGPTLHLKEFEGLLAQMKVDSEESADGSQKRSVRDSGYDCWDSERSESLSPPRHTRDDSRDDSLDSLDSFGSRSQHSPSPDVVNRAHADGRGGDVEVDGAGRKPDVQKDDMSARRSAGSESRSSVPFNQFLPNRSNASSYVLTPRRKAQAEDGEQRRSSSSSSPSPAKEQPKRSASPNIILRRHNDFLSSHKNAWDSDDNEEDGAEGRKVPDVRRDDLASRRAPRGPAAPRAPQFVPPACSSKDRERWEGIRRSSQQTLQEQETSEAEQIPDIITCKDSAPRHRDKEEEEDERGKDEAEEGGEGTVKATPDKLTDDLALRRVHARPRPLHRDSGPMSLASAAMSQADMRKWERLRMSEHSEPSPAPVCQSCLEKTCTSSPGGRGHGKWVTFGGVTEIGQPIGQGTGSELPGRLLSKATVAVPTNGLGSLLLKRERSLPDGSSPHPHLSPGAPEAPCSPAELDAYPEKRMKEQEEEEVRTPDVRKDDMMVRRTGIFHKENTAAPPCIRFLPQPASERCSRDEGGAGTREVDRMKSGNIREAGDEIPHGRVKREHVDGGDANEAPPNLVKDDMMARRTTAFHKSHVAFSRFLPVPGGVKRPPSEPERGEKGAGGSLSSGVGVAARHQTPPSECAGPLVDDREQKGDVLEASSSSQARLPPCGEVELGSKLARAEERREEEPRKTSLWAEDENLPPMMTSRRVAFRSQDTESVSLSDMANDDPAGHVMQPPSVSHHERPCNTFQEDDDQWQSDLARWKSRRRCASQELIKKEEERKRMERMTEDGGDCNKRKSIKTYKEILEEKERREAELCKAYRSAATPEEAAVVLQRYALRFTISDATLDYLKLPRSTSNPEPDLKQAAGEPESPEHKLMECDWMRRAAEKATPLDASAEARLHSPGNPPGLSRESHPPPMRTSPEPVMAVDAPPRMAEALCPAVTPSQTPPSPSRPVPLLAAKPYRQPCSSHGVKMDGLVRVNGDSAASPLHSPSEKEDPPANEASSTAPESIHQTPDKSFPPLPPQTSSSSSSTISSLFSGRNCITKTTIVTELTQTVVEPHAPEDQVNGIATCEEAAGEQQATSASLPSSPTTSVLESSPALTEEQEESSVSIETPMLNLAKRVNHWVWDPSEERKRVERWQQEQERLLQEQYQKEQEKLKKDWEKAQLEVQEQERKHHEEERKILEETVAPLSPRVLVQQQAAQTGQRSPSSQFKDAISSLGPKQNGHKDDQHASKLHFLQDSVCEKKPGIWKTASLDRNTQPGVSQGVKRCGKVSNDSPYIKVNVFSLCGCNRYDSHEGVAGNQQLPPSPSRCVSGKRLCSACSQPLGKGAAMIIDTLGLFFHMRCFKCGLCRGQLGDAATGTDVRIRNELLTCHDCYVASLGRGQPTTL